The stretch of DNA AGAACCATCAACTGTTAATCCACATCTCCAACACTATGCCAACATTTCCTTTGTCTTGGCACCTCTCTAATCGTTATAGCCTGTTGTAAACTCACAGATGActatttattgaaaaaaaaaacaaactgaagtgATTGGCTGTCTGAACTTGCCCCGTGACAAACTGCAGAAGGAAAAAGcgtgagtgtgagagagagagagagagagagagagcgaccCGGGTCAACCCCTATTTCCCGCGGGACATTGTCTCAAGAGCAACTTGTCTTCTTGTATTGAGGGCCCGAGCCGTAGCACAAGCCGACACCTCATTGTGATTCATCCAGTGGAGACACCGCCACTAAGGCACCGCAGAGACCCATAGGGGGCCACGAGCACACTTCCAAACACCTTCAACACTTCTCCTCCTTCACAATCTCTTTTTTGTCCTATACATTCACAGCTCTGACCTCGAAGACATGGATTTTTGATCTACATGAGGTGATAGACAACCTTCAGTTAACTGACTGATAGCACAGACTGAAgaaaatatgtgtgtatatatcaaGGCTGAAACCATGATTAAAagggatttaaagggttagttcacccaaaactgaaaattatgtcattaatgactcaccctcatgtcgttccaaacccgtaagacctctgttcatcttcagaaacagtttaagatattttagatttagtctgagagctttctgtccctccattgaaaatgtatgtatggtATACTgcagtggcggctggtgcaaaaaTCTTTTGGTGGGGcgcaatttttttattttttttatatatatataaatgcaggaatgaataggctaattgttaaataatcatttaacaagtgatataatcATGTATCATTATTGATTATCTAAAAAGTggaaaattcaatatttaaagcatgccatagggctgggatctaaaaatatatatctgtatttaattttttattttttttttaaattcacattCTGCCCAAGATTGtcctagaaacaatgttcatattgaaggctataaaaaccaaacatgaatgtaactgtgtagtatatgatatattatgtgcaaaaaagggggtcaaatcacattaggcctaggctatattctaatattctaactttacaatctaaaaccaaaatgttttttaaagcattagttaaatacactaaactaaaaatgaaaataaataaaaacaatagaacagactaattattattatgttgatTACCCTATTAacagtcactttacacagttactgctattGTACAAATACACTGTTGTATTTTAGAAATTCTACATATGGCATAATTATGttcgccaacaaaaacaaattttcaacaacaaatatttttagcaaaatgtatttgacTCAGATTGACCTCCGTCTGTTTGGCGCGCATACTCGCGGCGGCGCTCGTTCacggaagtttgtgcttgctgaaggGTCGTCCACGCCTGGCtgtaaaatggaaatattttctcgactttctaacatttgcagATGGAGAATATACCTGTGAAATGTAAACATGCACTGAGGGAATTATTGGATGTcacttcagcttaaaaaaatattattaatagcgGTATGTTTGTTTGCACCAATCGCtgcacaagttaaggttacATATGATGACGAAAGTACGTTAGTGCgagccctcccggaacccatagagattgcattgcagtgcctgcagttcgaaaaaaaagttctttgaatggaagtctatgggagcacTCGGGGCAAATCTCGACCAGACTGAAATCgcccaaaaagaggcggtactccacagagcgtgactcgacgctaattggactatatccagagcatgatccagaggcagaacaaacagcctagcagtgacagctgtaactctgtggttgaatgtgattgaaaaatccgtccctttctcactttggtggtgcgttgcccaattgccctaatgaagaaaccgcccctgGTATACTGTCCTTGTAaagttaataaaaacatcatcaaagtagtccatgtgacatcagtgggttagttagaatttgctgaagcatcgaaaatacattttggtccaaaaataacaaaaactacgactttattcagcattgtcttctcttccggaatcctttccattgaattgattccattgaactgattccattgaatcctttcatctgtcggcgttggtaatgcacttttacgtcgccgtggttatttatatacataccatagatagactgtaaaaaaagatggatgacgcgacgccgcttccttccattgtaatgaactgaaggtAAAACGGACGATGATGGGCGTTGACATGTTGgaacctgggcatgcgcagaaagaCTCGTCAATGAAACCAGGAggcggaggcggagtcgcggtatcaaacttccgcccagacgtcTGCGTCACCAAGATCAGATCacctatttgttttattatctattgtttattatatttttcttttcctccCTTTTTCATTTGGCTTAAACGATGCTAATTACATCTGGCAATAaggaatttacatttatttgaatgtttattaatgcaCATTGTTCAGTTTTAAACTAAATTACTCATAACTAGGTCAAAACAACATATCgtaattgatgtattttaaattaattatacacaaattaaaattatacttgtgaaaaaatattctgtttctagagcaataatatttttgaaacctcTGTAAAGTTGAACTAACTCTACAgcagatcgattgctgtaactTTAGACAGTGCTCTTTAATTAACCAGAGTAGgattagttttgtcctgataattattattttattcccATAAAGataattagtaactgccagattatgatcacctgctttttccgtCATGGCTAACATTAGCCGTGTTATCTTGGCTAATAACATTTAGCTTATAAAGCCCACATTTAACGTGACCAAAAAAAACCTCAGTGATCCGTCAAATctgtaggtcggttaggacagtttactgctgaacaacaacTTTTGTCAGTGAGAAATAAGACAGAAATCGAAAAATAATAGTTATTTATTcctcttcaatctcccctcaaagctccgacagtcctcagagaagctgtcaatcaactgtaaatcgtgacgacacgccccgtttctaCAGCACCAAATTGCTTGCAAAAATCAAACtgatcacaaaaatgaaccattgaatatatatcagcatgataacaccttaaatgaccaaaaccatctttcggaaatttttattgtatgtgtaattaattttttgttattttgacaagTGCTATTAgtttgcattgagagggcgggtttatgacttgtactgcatccagccaccagggggcgatcaaagagcccgcggcttcacttttcaggacgtatgagacacacccgatACATACgattatatatgatatatacgTATATATCATCAGTCCAAATTCAATTTAAGTCTAATTATAGATTCCGAATTAATTATTTGCCCTAAACGttataatataatgaaaatgtatgttttgatTTGGGTCTTATGTATTCCGAACAAATTGATTTACTATTTTACCATAGATTTTAAGGTGTACCTTGCTGAAAATGCCAAGTTAAACCAGCCAGCTTGTTTTCATTCTGGTTTTCCAATCTGACCAGCTGAAAAGTGCTACAAACGTCTCTAAAACCTGCCTACAGTTGGGTGTCCAAACtctgtcctggagggccactgtcctgcagagtttagctccaaccccaattaaacacacccgAACCATATAATCAAGGTCTAATTAGGCATTTCAGGCagatgtgttgaggcaagttggagttAGTCCtgaagggccactgtcctgcagtgTTTGAGTTTGGACACCCCGGCCAAGACCGACAATCAGTTTAGGCTGGTTTaaggttttttgtttgtttgatttttccAGGCTATGTTAAGATCTGCAGTATCTCTGTCAATTTAATCCAACTGCAGATTTGAAGATATATAGTTCAGGTCCTGCTGAAAAAGCTCTATGTAAACCAACCTAAGATGACCTGCTGGTCTTATCTGGTTTATAATGGACTTAGCTGGTCTGGTTTGGTGATTTTAGAGGTTTTTTTGGGGGGCAGTTATGATCTGCTCAAACCACATGAAGGCTTTTCAGTCTGATTGCTTTATTTGTAAAATTATTCATGGATTACTATGTAAACTTAGCTACTGTGGATATTTATCATAACTAGTTTTATTGTGAATTGCATGAAAGGACAACAGTCATTTAACTTGATTGCTTCTGCCGTCTAAGCAGTTTCTGCAGAGTTTGCAGAACACCGCTCTACATTTTGTTGGTAACATACACGACAACACTATATAAATGTGCACAGGAAGGGATGAGGTAACTTGGCAAGCCCACACATTACCCAGAGGGGGAGAGAGAAAGATTAGAGAGCGTTAGGATGTATGTGTGATCAGTCCTCAGGAGCTTGGATGTTTCAATAATGATGTATGAACACTTGGTCTCCTGGGATACCCAGGATATAACCCAGATTCAGTGCTCGGACATGCGAGAAGATGGAagactttgttgtgtgttttatgtgtgtgtgtgtgtgtatgagaaaGCGAGGCATATCTCAATGGTTGATGCTGCCATCGTGTGTTTGGTAGCCTGCTCTGTTTTAGCAGCTAATGCTAGCCCTTAAGCCCCCAAACCAAAACATATTCAATCAATATTTGTGTGTACCACAATTTTCTACATGGCAGCTACACATTTCATTGGCTTCCATTGTTGTCTGAGTGTTTGACCCAGGACAATCTGTCACAGTGCATTTCCTCCAGAGTGGTTTATTCCAGTTTGAGCTGTCAGGAGTAAAATTGCTGTTTTGGCTCCATCTTGTGGCTCCATtgataagataaaataaaataataaaaacatgggCAGATGCAAAATTCAGCAGTATATGCAGATTGGTTAAACGTTTAGACTGATCAGCTTTAGGATGCCTCTACTTTCAGGGGACTAAAAGAGGAAAGGGTGCCAACAtggtgaacgtgatttcaccaagtacaacatgttcctggatcaacatctttgttgttcctggaacaacattccaatcaaccaatcagatttgagggacaagtttatcatttatgtcaagtttaggcttacaacctgggttaggtgcttccacaacagtgttattcaactatcatttccatctgattttagggataagttatgggtagggttagatTGAGGGGTTGGGAATTGGGAAAAGGTTAGGActaaaatatgttgatccacgAACATGTCTTActgcaaaatcacggtgaccgtGCCAACattcaaaacataattaaatGCAAAGCAATCATGCATGAAACATCCGAAGCATCTGTGCCtccaaaaaaatctgtcatgtgATCGTAGTGACATTTTAGCTCATGACCCACGTGTCTTTCTTCTGTGAGAGGGTTTGGGAATATCATGTTCCTCCTGAGTCACTTCAGAAGCGCAATGGAAATACACAGAAAAGGCGTGCAGTAATACATTCAATGAACCTATGTCTGTTTGTCGTGAAGTTTGTTAGCACATACTGCATAGTAAACCCACAAATGCCAGATGGTGCAAATTGGTTCTTGGTTTTGAAATGAATAACTGTAAGTGCCCTGGAATATTTGCTTTCGGTGactatattatttattcatttgagTTGTTTTTATGCCAGTTTTTGGTGGTCAGTTGAATTtcaccttgttttttttttttttcatttgatttaattttaatttcaccGTTTCTCCTGCAGACCAACACAAAGTACCATGTGTGAGTGTCTGGATCATCTGTAAACACtattaaaaaaacactgtatGCAATTTAAAGAAGCCTACATTAAATTGCATAGAAGAACAGCATGTAAAAGTGCCTTTTATCAGCAACAAACAAGTCAAAGAGGACTCAGTGCTCTTTAAACATCCTTAGATGTAAtacaatatctttttttttttttttttggtcttccAGTCACAAGACCAGCTCCAACCAGCATTAACCAGCTTGGTCCAATGTGGATATTTATGCTGATATTTTCAGCAGTGTAAACtttcataaaattaatatttcagtGTAATATTTTCAGCCTTATTCACTTTATATATGAGTACATAAAGATTATTCTTGgggtttttaatgcttttaagaATGGTTACGTAGAGTAAATGTTGTTGTGAATACAGATATTAAGAACAGTAAAACTATACATGTGTATATTCTCTTTCTGTATAGATGAACAGCTCCAGTGAATGTGAGGTGAGCTGCCAAACACTGAAAGGTCAGAGACATAGAAGACTGGATCATATGACTgcagtgacacacacacacacacacatacacaaaacatCTCTAttacaaacagacacacacacacatataaacagaGACAAAGCGCATACAAAGACCAACACACTTAAATTCAATAAAGAGTTTTGTGTGTTGTATTTCAGCTCACAATCATGCTTCTTATTCACTAAATGCCTATAATCCAGTTCAATGAGGtgtaaatatcatgttattctTTTGAGCCCAAACACATGTTTGTAAAATTAGTCTCATTATAGATTATTCACATATTAACTACTTTTATGATACTGTTATGATGTTTTAATGGTGTTTTAAAGCTTGAGTCTCCGTTCACTGTAATTGCATGGAGAATAGCATGGAAAACtgattttgtgttctgcagacatgagggtgtgtaaatgagGGGAATTTTCACTTGTGCATAACTATGCCTTTAAGGCTATCGGGTATGTATGAATTACATAGAGCTATGTTCAGAGATCAGAGGTCTAGAAGCCCTGTCCTTTTCCCAGCCTCTGTCTCATACTCTCTCCTGTCTTATGGGAACAGAGTGATAGTGGGATTTGTAGGAAATGTCACGTCTGTCACACACATCCCTAAAGAGACATGAAATGCCCGCTGTGTCCTTTCAGTCTACATAGTGCATTTGATACGCCTTTGTATAACCCCAGTGAAGTATTTCACAAAGgtacagtaccagtcaaaattttggaaacatcagaataCATAAATATGTTCCTCATGATCTTTAAAACGCTTGAAATTGTTGAAGTTTTATATACAATCATAAAATTTGCTTGGGTatgaatttcttttcaaaaatatttagtgtaattttaaattattgtgttttttttttttgtcatttaattttaaaatatctaaaaatcctTGAATATGAGAAGCAACAATTCATGAGGTTCTAAGAGAGATtatcttttttgtctttttgaagATATTTTACACTTATACAAGATACAATACATGAAAATCAAAGTATTTTTATATCTTAATATCTTATGTGCTTGTCAAGTAgcttaaatatattttctttcaatgCCTTTTTTtgcaaagcaaaaaacaaagcaaaaagactaattaaaaagtaaaagtaaaaaaaaaaaacttttgccgTGAACATAgtctgttttgatatttttgatttttttttttactagtgggtgcactatagttaatttatgtaagtgaggatagcaaaataaagtaaactgtgacattatacccaaaaattcttcatacagtgaactaccagtaaaactgataaaaatttggaaccaaaaattattcagacacttaacctgaccatgttttgcttaagtgttatctgacataattaagatctctgagatcttgtcatattttattaccatttttttaaactatagtgaataaactgtattaatgaatgaaatgtgcatgtctgaaaaaaaattggtttgactgtatatggaCTGCTTCAATACTGTTCAAAACATACCTCATGAAGCCTCAATTAGATATTTGTTTCATATGATCCTCATTTTTCCATTTGTGTTATATTGTAGTATATGTGTCTTTACTATACACCCAGAAATGTGtcaaatagtaataataaagaatTATACACTTTTGACTGGCATTGTAGGCCTGTATGTTGCCTTTAACATTTATAATAGTGTTTTCTCTCGTTTTATTACATCACATAATTGGATAAGCAGTTCATCCACTATTCTGGCAGTTTGAGTTTAGTATTATATTGAAAGACTCCTGCATTCAGTTGAACTTTTAATGTAAACACAAGTGACAAGAaagaaacaagaacaaaaatGCCTTCTAAATCTAGTTTTGTCAAGTGATGTTTGGCCCTTAGAATCACTTCATGTCACTTTTCGTTAAAAAGAAACACACATCACTTGACAAGAACATCCTCCGAAACATTCAAGAACTTCCTGCCTGGTCTCAGTCCACATCAACAGCCCCATCCAGACGCTGTGTCATTCCCTGGCTGCACCACCAGCACAGAGAAAACAGATAGAGGCCCAAGCAGGTCGGCAGGTCGTACAGATACGCCATTATGAAGATCACAAACAGAACAGCACACACAAGAGCCTTGGCCATGTGAACCATCGAGCAAAACTCCTTCCACCATGAAAACAGTCTGCTGCTATCGACTCCCACCCAGGACAGGTGAATGTTGGGTAATGGCGTGGGGGGTTCATCCTCTCTGTTCAGTCGCTGAGGTTGTTGAAAGTTTCTGAGAGTCTTCCCAAGCTCAAAGTCTTCTTCTGGAGAAATGACCTCACTTTGCTTCGCAGATGTTGTCTGAAGAAGGTGATTGGATAGGTCAGTGCTAAATGTTGACTGGTGACTTGCCTTTAGTAACTCAAACTCTTTCTCTTCTCCATCTGTGCAACTGTCACCCACCGCTCGGGAGTCCTCTACAAGCTCTCGTTTGGTTTCTGAACACATTTCGTTTTCTTCAGTGCAAGCAGCTTCTGTAGTTGTCTCATTCAGTTGCTCCTTCATTTTAAGTGCTTCGTTTGCCTCAAACTGTCTCTCTTCGTTTTTCAGTAGCTCTGAATTGTCTTTGTTAAGACTCTTGTTCGACGTGCATAATTCGCTCTCATTAAACGCCTCGTTCTTGCACGATGAAACGCTCTGTATTTCTGCGCTGTGATCCGTAGTTGTTTCATCTTGTCCTTTTCTACTGTTTTCCGTGTCCTCTTCATGTACTTCTCTATAAAACTCCCTCATTTCCACCTGCTCCTCGCTATCGTCTTTATTTATATCCTTCCTTTCTGAAAAAGATCCCTTGGCCTGTCTATTTGTGAGCGACATGTCCCTGATACCCGTAAATGTCAGGGTGTCTTTGACcgctctgtgtgtgttttctttaaCCTTTGAGGTGTCGAAGCTGCCTGTGCATTCTTCAGGTGAGATTCCATCTCTGGCTTCTGAATTCTGAGTCTCGGTGTCATGTGCAGTTCGAGTTTTGTCCCCCGGGCTTGGCTTGGTCGTGTCTTGACTCAAAGATCTGCTTGTGTGCTCGTGATGTGGGGTTTGGCGGTCATGAGATGCCTCTAAATctcttctccctctctctggCTCTGATCCCAGCATAGAACATGGTACGGTAGTGACTCTTGGCTCTTTCACTAGCTGGCAATCCACAACCTGATCCCTAGAAGGACTCTTTGATTGCTTTGTAGGATCACATTTTACTATTTCTATTACTGAGCTGTCACCAGACCCATGATTGTTGTCTTTCTCATCTTTATTGCCCTCCAATGGAACTACAACTTTATCCCTTGAAGCTAAAACTTCAGATTGGCCAAGTGACTCTGAAGGACCGCACATTTGTTCCTGCATATCATTGTGAGTGCTTGTTGTGTCAGTGCTGTTAAGAAGAGCTTCCCAGACGTCATGAATCGATTTGGCTAGGTGATCTTCAACTTGCCAGCTTGTTTCGTTGTAGGCATCAGGAGGGTTTGCATGGGGAGGGGTTGTTGTTTTACTGCCCCAGTCCAGAGAAAGTAAAGGGATCTGGTTGTGCGTTAGTATAGGTGGTGTGTCCATACCGCATCCTTGTTGCCTGTGGACAACCGGCAATTCAGTTCTACTTGATATACTCAGCCTTGGGATGGATGTGGTACTTTCACCTGTGTTGGTATTACATCTAATCTGGGCTTCCATTGCTTTCTGAGCGAAGTAGTCTTGCACATGTGCCAAACGGGCAGCTTGACGTTTCCTACGACGATCCACCTGACAATATGGAgaattttgtttagtttttagcAGATTTGATCATGTCTTGTTTGTAATGACAGGTATATAATTTTCGcaaaattacataaatttatttaaagtccccatgaaatcaaaattgtcaaaattcgcatttagaagatataagcattcaaaacttagtcTCTCCCACTAATATGGATCAATGATTTTGATGGCATCACCCTGCACTgcagcttctcatcagattttctgtccaatcaaatgctctctagaatctaaagCATCCCGCCCCCTAAATTATAAATAGATGCTGAAGCTGTGGCTAAAATCAGTCACTTGTCcacacatttactattttctaAATGGTGAATGGCAGTATATAGGggatagggaacgattcagacagtgtaaatatgctttccattggggTGAATGAAGTCTGGTTTCACATTAGTGTCACGCAAACCGCCTCAGCGCACACAGTCTGCTCCGGTCCAGAGACATGAGGACACAGAGCGAATTATATGCGCAAGTCGGCGCATACCAGAAAACGAATTCTGGACAGCGATACGGAGGAGATTAGGAGGAAACTGCAGCTTTACCAAGCTCAATGGCACTGGCAAAGCTGTTGAGGGAGGAGCTGTTCGATATGTcccgccctgtcttcctgttttaTTGGAtattacgtcaacacattgagTAATGCTACGCAtttcaaggcacttcagtgggcctttaaattTATCCTGACTAATAACTTCATTTACATGAAATTATGTGTGCTTTTAAAAGGGTAGTTCATCCAACCCTTTATAtctttccatatatatatatatatatattttttgttttatcagAACAAAACCAGGATACTCTTTTTCATACAGTGAAAGTAAtgatttaattcaaaatatttgttCGTGTTCCATGAAGGTAAAATTTTTAACTGCCCCTTttggggcagtcgtggcctatcggttagagagtcagacttgtaaTCCGAAGGTCTCCGGGTTCAATTCTCAATACCGGACGGAAAATGTAAGTGGGGCTCAGGGGCACCTCAATACCCACGACTGAGGTGCCcctgagcaaggcacctaactcGAGTCGGGGCCCCAGCGATGGGTTGCTCACTGCTTCGgttgtgtttgtctgtttgtatgtgtatgttcACTAATGTGAGGACAAATTCCATgtatgggttaccatacttggccttcaaATGCACATCTTTGTCTCTAAGCCTTAACAGAACACTCATCAACCATACCAGAGATTTGCAGCAGTCCTTAAGGGATTTACAGGAAGTGATATTTGCTTCTTCCTCTGTTTTGGGTGTGATTTGCTctagaaaagaaaacaaactcaAATTCAGTCTCTCATATGCAGAATCAAACCATTTTCAGATTTCCACATAAGAAACCCACCTCTTCTCGCCTCTGCTGGTGTCACCTCAGTGTCgatcattttactgtaaatatacGGCAGGTTTTCAATCACACACACCAGccatttgttcaaaaatatcTCCAATCAAAACAAAGTACGCTTGATTGGACAACCTGAGAATTATGACAGTTTCATCATAATATTGTCTCTTCAACTCCTTAATAATCTGAGTTTAGGTATCATTCATGGCTGGAGGAAGTCACACACCAACAAGTGTTATGTTCAAATACCAAACTTTAAGT from Chanodichthys erythropterus isolate Z2021 chromosome 8, ASM2448905v1, whole genome shotgun sequence encodes:
- the ppp1r3aa gene encoding uncharacterized protein ppp1r3aa, whose protein sequence is MSAEELVPSMVSCNMEPPICRDWIIKNKEENIKLEETVDRISEGSSADESEEVEPEPPPVAVRRKVSFADAFGLDLVSVKEYDSRDSSRSEVDGREGEEYYISCLFTIPALNQDMEVRLQQQKLELERIELLPGSTTIRGIVRVLNLSFHKAVYIRASLDGWQNYFDLQAEYVPGSSDGETDCFSFLLVLLPPFQVEGVRVEFCLRYESTVGTFWANNGGTNYIVFCHQRRRNNQREKEKDNEKENESENEKLLEESSHKRIRSCLKTISKMIDTEVTPAEARREQITPKTEEEANITSCKSLKDCCKSLVDRRRKRQAARLAHVQDYFAQKAMEAQIRCNTNTGESTTSIPRLSISSRTELPVVHRQQGCGMDTPPILTHNQIPLLSLDWGSKTTTPPHANPPDAYNETSWQVEDHLAKSIHDVWEALLNSTDTTSTHNDMQEQMCGPSESLGQSEVLASRDKVVVPLEGNKDEKDNNHGSGDSSVIEIVKCDPTKQSKSPSRDQVVDCQLVKEPRVTTVPCSMLGSEPERGRRDLEASHDRQTPHHEHTSRSLSQDTTKPSPGDKTRTAHDTETQNSEARDGISPEECTGSFDTSKVKENTHRAVKDTLTFTGIRDMSLTNRQAKGSFSERKDINKDDSEEQVEMREFYREVHEEDTENSRKGQDETTTDHSAEIQSVSSCKNEAFNESELCTSNKSLNKDNSELLKNEERQFEANEALKMKEQLNETTTEAACTEENEMCSETKRELVEDSRAVGDSCTDGEEKEFELLKASHQSTFSTDLSNHLLQTTSAKQSEVISPEEDFELGKTLRNFQQPQRLNREDEPPTPLPNIHLSWVGVDSSRLFSWWKEFCSMVHMAKALVCAVLFVIFIMAYLYDLPTCLGLYLFSLCWWCSQGMTQRLDGAVDVD